One window of the Natronomonas marina genome contains the following:
- a CDS encoding DUF5806 family protein has protein sequence MVEDAEAADDGEEPTPAVRRVSGNENGEADDANRDPGVPQDVREYARFSKIDGSTYDRANEFLRERTYVTAREWAIARLCADFRTETGVEMTKIGENLPELVPFMTDTYSPQAVNQARASFDEKVRKAGATFLYGAMCDFYTAEELDDLMYEITEVAKFLLEVEGVELGVDEELEAEERISSVMREVRESSAALRHDRVTCPECGHEIASDGESGHAHGAEADD, from the coding sequence ATGGTCGAGGACGCCGAGGCGGCGGACGACGGGGAGGAACCGACGCCGGCTGTCAGGCGGGTCTCGGGGAACGAGAACGGCGAGGCAGACGACGCCAACCGCGACCCAGGGGTTCCACAGGATGTCAGGGAGTACGCCCGCTTTTCGAAAATCGACGGCTCGACGTACGACCGAGCCAACGAGTTCCTCCGGGAGCGGACCTACGTCACGGCCCGCGAGTGGGCCATCGCACGGCTCTGTGCGGACTTCCGGACCGAGACCGGCGTCGAGATGACGAAGATCGGCGAGAACCTGCCCGAACTCGTCCCGTTCATGACCGACACCTACAGCCCCCAGGCCGTCAACCAGGCGCGGGCCAGTTTCGACGAGAAGGTCCGGAAGGCGGGCGCGACCTTCCTCTACGGCGCGATGTGTGACTTCTACACCGCCGAGGAACTGGACGACCTCATGTACGAGATAACCGAGGTCGCCAAGTTCCTCCTGGAGGTCGAGGGCGTCGAACTCGGCGTCGACGAGGAGCTGGAGGCCGAAGAGCGCATCTCCAGCGTCATGCGCGAGGTCCGGGAGTCCTCGGCGGCGCTGCGACACGACCGCGTCACCTGTCCGGAGTGCGGCCACGAAATCGCCTCCGACGGCGAGTCGGGTCACGCCCACGGGGCCGAGGCCGACGACTGA
- a CDS encoding universal stress protein, translated as MDVLLGVGGSEDSFRALEETIRRASEAGDSLTIAVVENPDSERDTAEIRDRIDAALEEVGFDAEVRTLSGHPGSRLLELAEREGYDRIVLGGGETSPLGKVQLGSIAEFVLLNAKTTVTLVR; from the coding sequence ATGGACGTACTCCTGGGGGTCGGCGGCAGCGAGGATTCCTTTCGCGCCTTGGAGGAGACGATACGACGCGCCAGCGAGGCGGGGGACAGCCTCACCATCGCCGTCGTCGAGAACCCCGACTCGGAGCGGGACACCGCGGAGATACGGGACCGGATCGACGCCGCCCTCGAGGAGGTCGGGTTCGACGCGGAGGTCCGGACCCTCTCGGGCCATCCCGGCAGTCGGCTGCTCGAGTTGGCCGAACGGGAAGGCTACGACCGAATCGTCCTCGGCGGCGGCGAGACGAGCCCACTCGGCAAGGTCCAGCTCGGCTCGATCGCCGAGTTCGTACTGCTGAACGCGAAAACGACGGTGACTCTGGTCCGATGA
- a CDS encoding GNAT family N-acetyltransferase: protein MTREYPTEIAGPYEAPPRSFTDHEGRDIDVRQLEDDFEALVEMYRSFDPEDRAQGIPPTDEQAIREWLETLVETDCINVVACHDGSVVGHAMLVPDRHGASELAIFVLRAYQEAGIGTALVEALLGAGRRDGVERIWLTVERWNSPAIALYQKVGFETSDPDGFELEMAAKLSNPDD from the coding sequence ATGACACGCGAATACCCGACCGAAATCGCCGGACCGTACGAGGCACCACCGCGGTCGTTCACCGACCACGAGGGCCGCGACATCGACGTCCGCCAACTCGAGGACGACTTCGAGGCGCTCGTGGAGATGTACCGTTCGTTCGACCCCGAGGACCGCGCCCAGGGCATCCCGCCGACGGACGAGCAGGCCATCCGCGAGTGGCTCGAGACGCTCGTGGAGACCGACTGCATCAACGTCGTCGCCTGCCACGACGGCTCGGTCGTCGGCCACGCAATGTTGGTCCCGGACCGTCACGGAGCCTCCGAACTGGCCATCTTCGTCCTCCGGGCCTACCAGGAGGCCGGCATCGGGACGGCGCTGGTCGAGGCCCTGCTCGGTGCCGGCCGACGGGATGGCGTCGAGCGCATCTGGCTGACCGTCGAGCGGTGGAACTCACCGGCCATCGCCCTCTACCAGAAGGTTGGGTTCGAGACGAGCGACCCCGACGGATTCGAACTCGAGATGGCCGCCAAACTGAGCAACCCCGACGACTAA
- a CDS encoding universal stress protein yields the protein MEVDTVLVPVDGSEEAMEAVEYAVAIAERYDAGVHALYVLGEEAATAMQEGAVEAAAIARRSEQVMAGVRALAGDCDVPVDHSSAYGFSQTRLSQHPGSVILDVAESLETDFVVVPREPVTGNPEAVIEKAAEYVLAHASQPVLSV from the coding sequence ATGGAGGTCGACACCGTGCTCGTTCCGGTCGACGGCTCCGAGGAGGCGATGGAGGCCGTCGAATACGCCGTCGCCATCGCCGAGCGATACGACGCCGGCGTCCACGCCCTCTACGTGCTGGGCGAGGAGGCCGCGACCGCGATGCAGGAGGGCGCCGTCGAGGCCGCGGCCATCGCACGGCGGAGCGAGCAGGTGATGGCGGGCGTCCGCGCGCTCGCCGGCGACTGCGACGTGCCCGTCGACCACTCCTCGGCGTACGGCTTCTCGCAGACCCGGCTCTCACAGCACCCCGGCAGCGTCATCCTCGACGTGGCCGAGTCACTGGAGACGGACTTCGTCGTCGTCCCCCGCGAACCCGTCACCGGCAACCCCGAGGCGGTCATCGAGAAGGCCGCCGAGTACGTGCTGGCCCACGCCTCACAGCCCGTCCTGTCGGTTTAG
- a CDS encoding universal stress protein, producing the protein MFDTVVVATDGSESVSRAAECALDLAARFEATAHALYVVDAGQVESLPDHLHDEVRDALDEQSAEALEAVQAANDARQTPAVLETAVRVGRPADQIIRYARDIDADAVAMGTRGRHGEHSFLLGSVAERVVRMCPQPVLTVRQLD; encoded by the coding sequence ATGTTCGACACGGTGGTGGTGGCCACGGACGGCTCCGAGAGCGTCTCGCGGGCCGCCGAGTGCGCCCTGGACCTGGCGGCCCGATTCGAGGCGACCGCACACGCGCTGTACGTCGTCGACGCCGGACAGGTCGAGTCGCTGCCGGACCACCTCCACGACGAGGTCCGCGACGCCCTCGACGAGCAGAGCGCCGAGGCGCTCGAGGCGGTCCAGGCGGCCAACGACGCCCGCCAGACGCCGGCCGTCCTCGAGACGGCCGTCCGGGTCGGCCGCCCTGCCGACCAGATAATCCGCTACGCGCGCGACATCGACGCCGACGCGGTGGCGATGGGGACCCGGGGCCGCCACGGCGAGCACTCCTTTCTGCTCGGCAGCGTCGCCGAGCGGGTCGTCCGGATGTGTCCCCAGCCGGTGTTGACCGTCCGGCAACTGGACTGA
- a CDS encoding DHH family phosphoesterase — MDDWLIDDDNIPLSRRSVLPGEGFFVPDSIDDAETEREAREALADADRVVVADPDADGLACVALIRVALGEAALLPAGPHEIADALEYVVEFGAPGLELFVCDLCPDDERDVEALPAVAERAADVRWFDHHQWDEDLTATVGEYAELVVGESDEECTADVTLRSLEYDFAERYAELAAVTRDHDLWLREDPRSDDLADYAHWVDPEEYIETVLAHGADLPADVEAFLAERRVEKEALVEKAVDRAEYEEVGEWTVGVTYGRCSQNEVAEAMREAGADASVIVKPAGSASIRGTDAFERCHEVAGRVNGGGHPKAAGCKPDIYDDMLDYAHHWTTRGAVTRQVILDAFREVAAEESADADA, encoded by the coding sequence ATGGACGACTGGCTCATCGACGACGACAATATCCCGCTGTCCCGGCGCTCGGTCCTGCCGGGTGAGGGGTTCTTCGTCCCGGATTCCATCGACGACGCCGAGACCGAACGCGAGGCCCGTGAGGCGCTGGCCGACGCCGACCGCGTCGTCGTCGCCGACCCCGACGCCGACGGCCTCGCCTGCGTCGCGTTGATTCGGGTCGCGCTGGGCGAGGCGGCGCTTTTACCCGCCGGTCCCCACGAAATCGCCGACGCCCTCGAGTACGTCGTCGAGTTCGGGGCGCCCGGTCTGGAGTTGTTCGTCTGTGATCTCTGTCCCGACGACGAGCGCGACGTCGAGGCGCTGCCGGCGGTCGCAGAGCGGGCCGCCGACGTCAGGTGGTTCGACCACCACCAGTGGGACGAGGACCTGACGGCGACCGTCGGGGAGTACGCCGAGTTGGTCGTCGGCGAGTCCGACGAGGAGTGTACCGCCGACGTGACGCTGCGGAGCCTCGAGTACGACTTCGCGGAGCGGTACGCCGAACTCGCCGCCGTCACGCGGGACCACGACCTCTGGCTGCGGGAGGACCCCCGGAGCGACGACCTGGCCGATTACGCCCACTGGGTCGACCCCGAGGAGTACATCGAGACGGTCCTCGCACACGGCGCCGACCTGCCGGCCGACGTTGAGGCGTTCCTTGCCGAGCGCCGCGTCGAGAAGGAAGCCCTCGTCGAGAAGGCCGTCGACCGTGCCGAGTACGAGGAGGTCGGCGAGTGGACCGTCGGCGTCACCTACGGCCGGTGTTCGCAGAACGAGGTCGCCGAGGCGATGCGGGAGGCGGGTGCCGACGCCTCCGTTATCGTCAAGCCCGCCGGGTCGGCCTCCATCCGCGGCACGGACGCCTTCGAGCGCTGCCACGAGGTCGCCGGCCGGGTCAACGGCGGCGGACACCCGAAGGCGGCCGGCTGCAAGCCGGACATCTACGACGACATGCTGGACTACGCCCACCACTGGACGACCCGCGGCGCGGTCACCAGGCAGGTCATCCTCGACGCGTTCCGCGAGGTGGCCGCCGAGGAAAGCGCCGACGCGGACGCGTAG